A segment of the Lycium barbarum isolate Lr01 chromosome 7, ASM1917538v2, whole genome shotgun sequence genome:
CATCTCCCACTCATCACAATAATCTTTCCTTGATTAGAAGGTGCTTATTTTTTCTTATCTGCTTAAGTTTTGATAAACAAAGTATTGGTCAACGTGCCGATAAAGGTAATAGATACCCAATAGAATAATCGAGGGCACAAAAATGAACCTAAACACTTAGCCAGAAATCTCCCAAGTGAAATAGGAATATCTTCAATGAGAGCGAAGGGTAGGTCTTTTCCAGGAGGGTTTGCCTCCATAAGATTCTGAGGCCATAGGAAACATGATTCAAGAGATCTGGGACCACCCAAATTTAGATTCTCAAATCGAATTTGGAGCATTCCAAAAACTTGCGTCCCGCATCCTCCCATTCCTCGATAAAAGGAAATGCTACTCAGGGATCAAAAAAGAAAGTTGGTGTTTTGTTAAAAGAAATTAGGTGATTCTTCGTCTAATTGAAACATCTTCTCTACGATTTCACCCTTGAGTCAAAAGATCGATCGCGCTTTTTCGACTAGCCTAGAGTCGAGAGCTTCCTCTCTTCCTCCTAGGAGATCCAACTACAAGAAAACAAACAGCACATACAACATTGCTTTGGTATCTTTCTTTTGCAGCATATTCGTAGGTCACAATACCTTTCTCCTAGATTAGATGGTTCTCCAACTCAGTTCCAGAAAACTGATTATATTACACCCTTAATCAAATGTCTAGCAGAAATTGTTACACGACATGGTAACAGAAATCCATAAATCAACAAGATGATTTAGTTCCAACTTCTTTGCACAATTAACAATGCATTGAGATAGATAGAAATATGATAAGATCAAAGTTTCACATAGCGTGTACCTCAATAGTAAAGTTTAAAACTCATTTTGTACAGCGCTGATTATAGCTTTTAAGATATTTTAATCGTAGGTTTATCCTCCAAccaaacgaaaaaaaaaacagttccGACTGAAACTTCGGTGGTCGGAGCTCAGATGATGACGAGTGAAGACTCGTGAATATCACAAACATCTTGAACAAAACTTACATTTATAAAGTAAATAAGAGGATTAACCGACTAAATAACAAATAAACCATCCTTTACGATCTTTTGGTACAAGAATCATATTGTCAACTAAAACATGCCGTAATTGAGGATCGAATTGCCTAAAATCCTCTTAAATGTCTCCATACAGAAAAGACAAAAAAGAACAAATAGATTCGAGGAAAACATGTGTTGGGTAGGTTACAGGAAGCAACTTTATACTATCAAAACCTGGAAGCAACAAACAATTTGGTGTCCACATATATGTTCTCTCTGAGGAAACTGCAATACGACACTTTAGTCGATCTTCACTGATGAGTAGATGAGCCTCGTGAACCAGAAGCACGCGTAGAACCCAATTGTTCCGGTCAAGACAAAGAAAGCATATGATGCAATCAACATGTAGCCGAAGTACAGCATACCAGATACGGGCTTTGTGATCTCAAGCTTTGTGAAGAAATAGAATGCTGCATAAAGGAATAGGTAGAGAGCCGATGACCCTGAAGTGAGGTATGATCTCCACCACCAAAGGTAGTCCTCACTGCATAGCTGGAAATAGCAGAGCACAATGGTAATCTCGGCACAGGTGACGATAAGGATGACGAACACAATAAAGAGGAAACCAAATATGTAATAGAACTGCTGCAACCAGATTGAGGTGAGGATGAAGAATAGCTCGATGAATACAGCTCCAAATGGGAGTATGCCACCGATAAGGATAGAGAAAACTGGATTCATGTACCAGGCTTGCTCCGGCACCTGACGAGGGATCTTATTTGTTTTCACAGGATCCTCAATAGCTGGCTTCTTAAAACCAACATAACTGCCAACAAAAACAAGTGGTACTGCGATGCCAAACCACAAGAAAACTAATGCAAACATGGTTCCAAATGGCACTGCCCCAGATGATTTCTCTCCCCAAATTAGAGCATTCAACacaaagaaaagaatgaaaacaaCTCCAGGGAACATGAGTGCTGTCTTGAGAGTAATTTTCTTCCACTCAGATCCTTTGAACATCTTGTAAAGGCGGGCTGAAGCATAACCAGCAAATACACCCATGAATGCCCAGAGAAGCAACATTGCTGTCATTAATCCTCCGCGATTTGAAGGGGATAAGAATCCAAGGACAGCGAACGTCATTGTGACTACTGTCATTCCAAAGAACTGAACACCAGTTCCAACATAAACACACAACAGATCGGAGTTAATTGGAGGCCTAAAGACATCCCCATGGACCAATTTCCATCCTGTTTCTTCTTGAGCCTCTTCCTGGGTCTCTAACTGATTGTACTTGGAGATGTCACGGTATAGGGTCCTCAACATAATCATTGCTACCATGCCCGAGAGGAAAAGAACAATCATCAAAGAGTTAACAATTGAAAACCAGTGGATCTGATCATCAGCCATTAAAAGATATGTATCCCATCTTGATGCCCACTTGATATCACTTTCCTGAGAGTTGGAGAACAGATACGAGAATTACAAATTCATCACAACAGCTCACTTACGCATGCATTTTTATATTGTAAAGAACAATTTTGTAATTGCTCATGATTAATTattctccctccgtcccataataagtgtcacctgagctaaaaaaaattgtcccataataagtgtcaccttaggaaaccaaaacataaattggctagttttttccaactctacccttagacaaaaaatgacaagttaaagtaacatctaaatgatgattggaaaagccacatagtaacttggtattgttggattcccaatgtcaaaaggattactacttgtgcatgctctaatcaagaggaaaaaataaTTGTTTtcttatataggggtaatttagtaaacttgACATTtcattattggtttcttaatatgcgtgtttttagctaaggtgacacttattatgggacggaggga
Coding sequences within it:
- the LOC132602958 gene encoding transmembrane 9 superfamily member 9-like — encoded protein: MEVVRPQLLIHGWISVFVLLCLFSFEAQCFYLPGVAPQDFLKGDPLMVKVNKLTSTKTQLPYSYYSLPYCTPKQIVDSAENLGEVLRGDRIENSPYEFRMREPQMCNVVCRTVLNAKTAKELKEKIEDEYRVNMILDNLPLVMPIKRPDLDTTVYQHGFHVGLKGQYAGSKEEKHFIHNHLIFTVKFHKDPQTDAARVVGFEVRPFSVKHEYDGEWNGKNRLTTCDPHAKRTVTSSDSPQEVEDKKEIIFTYDVEFEESDIKWASRWDTYLLMADDQIHWFSIVNSLMIVLFLSGMVAMIMLRTLYRDISKYNQLETQEEAQEETGWKLVHGDVFRPPINSDLLCVYVGTGVQFFGMTVVTMTFAVLGFLSPSNRGGLMTAMLLLWAFMGVFAGYASARLYKMFKGSEWKKITLKTALMFPGVVFILFFVLNALIWGEKSSGAVPFGTMFALVFLWFGIAVPLVFVGSYVGFKKPAIEDPVKTNKIPRQVPEQAWYMNPVFSILIGGILPFGAVFIELFFILTSIWLQQFYYIFGFLFIVFVILIVTCAEITIVLCYFQLCSEDYLWWWRSYLTSGSSALYLFLYAAFYFFTKLEITKPVSGMLYFGYMLIASYAFFVLTGTIGFYACFWFTRLIYSSVKID